The following coding sequences are from one Campylobacter sp. RM16187 window:
- the kdsB gene encoding 3-deoxy-manno-octulosonate cytidylyltransferase, protein MIVIPARLASTRFHNKILEPINGVPMFIATAKRVQNVDEILIAVDDEEVLEIAKKHGFKAVMTSKDHQSGTDRINEAVKILKLSEDEIIINVQADEPFIEPENIAKFKKFCQENSQKAFMFSCYKSVGDENADDKNLVKVVTDKDGFALYFSRSRIPFNRSECKTYKAHLGIYGYSVKALNEFCSFEASFLENIEKLEQLRALENSKKIAMLEVKSDSIGIDCKEDLKRALEKFCDK, encoded by the coding sequence ATGATAGTTATACCCGCTCGCCTTGCTTCAACGAGGTTTCATAACAAAATTTTAGAGCCCATAAACGGCGTGCCGATGTTTATCGCGACTGCAAAAAGAGTGCAAAATGTAGATGAAATTTTAATCGCAGTTGATGATGAAGAGGTGCTTGAGATAGCTAAAAAGCATGGATTTAAGGCGGTTATGACAAGCAAAGATCATCAAAGCGGAACAGACCGAATAAATGAAGCGGTTAAAATTTTAAAACTGAGTGAAGATGAAATCATCATAAATGTTCAAGCCGATGAGCCTTTCATAGAGCCTGAAAATATCGCCAAATTTAAGAAATTTTGCCAGGAAAATAGCCAAAAAGCCTTTATGTTTTCATGCTATAAGAGTGTTGGCGATGAAAATGCCGATGATAAAAATTTAGTTAAAGTAGTAACCGATAAAGACGGCTTTGCGCTGTATTTTTCTCGCTCGCGCATACCGTTTAACCGCTCGGAATGCAAAACCTATAAAGCCCACCTTGGCATCTACGGATACAGTGTAAAAGCGCTTAACGAGTTTTGCAGTTTTGAAGCATCTTTTCTTGAAAATATAGAAAAACTTGAGCAGCTACGAGCCCTTGAAAACAGCAAAAAGATCGCAATGCTTGAAGTTAAAAGCGATAGCATAGGCATAGACTGCAAAGAGGATCTAAAAAGAGCCTTAGAAAAATTTTGCGATAAATGA
- a CDS encoding nitrous oxide-stimulated promoter family protein, translated as MTQEKFIEQVSTMARFLKTNCEDNHSGAPKKDINLRLSYKGEDLNFNVSTTLCKECEELFYYSHERLGECPHEIKPSCRKCPHPCYEKSRWKQMAKIMRYSGMKLGLTKLKKLFRLA; from the coding sequence ATGACGCAAGAAAAATTTATAGAGCAAGTTAGCACAATGGCAAGGTTTTTGAAGACAAACTGCGAGGACAACCACTCGGGTGCGCCTAAAAAAGATATAAATTTAAGGTTATCTTACAAGGGAGAGGATCTAAATTTTAACGTCTCTACAACGCTTTGCAAAGAGTGCGAGGAGCTGTTTTACTACTCTCATGAAAGGCTTGGCGAGTGCCCGCACGAGATAAAACCAAGCTGCAGAAAATGCCCTCATCCGTGCTACGAAAAAAGCAGATGGAAGCAGATGGCAAAGATAATGAGATATAGCGGCATGAAGCTTGGGCTTACGAAACTTAAAAAACTATTTAGATTAGCTTGA
- the dsbD gene encoding protein-disulfide reductase DsbD, which translates to MFKRAIFSILLSIISAFADPLSVAEAFGLSAKTDNQNVEFRFDLAKDIYVYKDTVKVLSGGKLLNDQLNLPKFTNDGTFDVYPEKFSLFVPINLLKDINQNDSFSLTLEYQGCAKDGICYQPQVNNYNVSKGLSGYKIALVPKDDDTPAASSLSSGNELSEQEGIAKNLSDKNFILSLITFFGYGILLSLTPCIFPMIPILSSIIVSKSGEKLSAKRGFWFSLIYVLAMALAYAVAGVIASVFGAGLSGMLQTPAVLIGFSLVFVALALSMFGLYELQMPLKIQNLLNKKAESKDGVAGIFIMGFLSALIASPCVAAPLAGVLLYIAQSGNVLFGGSALFIMGLGMGVPLLIIGASSGKLLPRPGIWMDNIKRLFGFIMIFMAIWLSARVLGSRVEFLLYGVTAVFMSVFFGAFDSTSENTSAAKKMIKAASLTLFIYAFILIIGSFAGAKSLLNPLANFGISSSIAGKEAKFISISNVNELENAIKSSSKAVMIDFYATWCVSCNELDEITFKDEEVLKRLENFTLLRVDVTKGTSEDNELMKKFGLIGPPALIFYKGEEELKSARVIGFYEPKKFIEHLDKFAF; encoded by the coding sequence ATGTTTAAAAGAGCGATTTTTTCTATACTTTTATCTATCATCTCAGCCTTTGCCGATCCGCTTTCGGTAGCTGAAGCTTTTGGACTGAGTGCAAAAACCGATAACCAAAATGTCGAATTTAGATTTGATCTCGCCAAAGATATTTACGTATATAAGGACACTGTAAAGGTTCTTAGCGGCGGTAAACTCTTAAACGATCAGCTAAATTTGCCTAAATTTACAAACGACGGCACATTTGATGTCTATCCTGAGAAATTTAGCCTATTTGTACCGATAAATTTGCTTAAAGATATAAATCAAAACGATAGCTTTAGCTTAACGCTTGAGTATCAAGGCTGCGCAAAAGACGGTATCTGCTATCAACCGCAGGTAAATAACTATAACGTATCAAAAGGTTTAAGCGGATACAAAATAGCCCTCGTGCCAAAGGATGACGATACGCCGGCGGCTTCGAGCCTATCTAGCGGCAACGAGCTTTCAGAGCAAGAGGGGATCGCTAAAAATTTAAGCGACAAAAACTTCATTCTCTCGCTTATTACGTTTTTTGGTTACGGAATTTTACTTTCGCTTACTCCTTGCATATTTCCGATGATACCGATACTTTCAAGCATCATCGTATCCAAATCAGGCGAAAAACTAAGCGCGAAACGCGGATTTTGGTTCTCGCTCATATACGTGCTTGCTATGGCGCTAGCTTACGCGGTGGCAGGCGTCATCGCAAGCGTCTTTGGCGCAGGGCTTAGCGGCATGCTTCAAACCCCTGCCGTGCTTATCGGCTTTAGTTTGGTCTTTGTAGCTCTTGCCCTATCGATGTTTGGACTTTACGAGCTTCAAATGCCGTTAAAAATACAAAATTTACTTAACAAAAAGGCTGAAAGCAAGGACGGAGTCGCCGGAATTTTTATCATGGGATTTTTATCTGCGCTCATCGCAAGTCCTTGTGTCGCAGCTCCGCTTGCAGGTGTGCTACTTTACATAGCGCAAAGCGGAAATGTGCTCTTTGGCGGATCGGCTCTATTTATCATGGGGCTTGGTATGGGTGTGCCGCTTCTAATCATCGGCGCAAGTTCCGGCAAGCTGCTTCCGCGCCCGGGAATTTGGATGGATAATATAAAAAGACTCTTTGGCTTTATCATGATATTTATGGCTATATGGCTTAGTGCGCGCGTGCTTGGCTCTCGCGTGGAGTTTTTGTTATATGGTGTTACGGCTGTATTTATGAGTGTGTTTTTCGGAGCGTTTGATAGCACAAGCGAAAATACAAGCGCAGCCAAAAAGATGATAAAAGCGGCTTCTTTAACGCTTTTTATCTACGCTTTTATACTCATTATCGGCTCTTTTGCGGGAGCAAAATCCCTGCTAAATCCGCTGGCAAATTTTGGAATTTCAAGTAGCATTGCTGGCAAAGAGGCGAAATTTATCAGCATATCAAACGTAAACGAGCTTGAAAACGCTATAAAAAGCTCAAGCAAGGCTGTGATGATTGATTTTTACGCTACTTGGTGCGTAAGCTGCAACGAGCTTGATGAGATAACGTTCAAAGACGAAGAAGTACTTAAAAGGCTTGAAAATTTTACGCTTTTAAGAGTCGATGTTACAAAAGGCACGAGTGAAGATAACGAGCTAATGAAAAAATTTGGACTCATCGGACCGCCTGCACTGATATTTTATAAAGGCGAAGAGGAGCTAAAAAGCGCAAGAGTTATAGGATTTTATGAGCCCAAGAAATTTATAGAGCACTTGGATAAATTTGCATTTTAA
- the ppk2 gene encoding polyphosphate kinase 2 gives MSKHKKEDKHNHDKFDYEHELRKLQIELLKFQNHVKEQGLRVLIIVEGRDAAGKGGSIKRLTEHLNPRGCRIVALEKPSDVERSQWYFQRYVAHLPSAGEIVIFDRSWYNRAGVEPVMGFCTQEEHKEFLREVPKFEEMIKNSGIIFFKFYLSVSKEEQKKRFKERLTDPLKQFKISPVDAKSQELWDQYTIAKYSMLLASNTPACPWTIVASDSKKHARINIFKHILANVEYPKKIDAKNFECDPDIVRSGEEEIRLMEVNLKNENLSKMNG, from the coding sequence ATGTCAAAACACAAAAAAGAAGATAAACATAACCACGATAAATTCGACTACGAACACGAGCTTAGAAAGCTTCAGATCGAGCTTTTGAAATTTCAAAACCATGTAAAAGAGCAGGGCTTAAGAGTGCTTATCATCGTTGAGGGGCGTGACGCGGCAGGCAAGGGTGGAAGCATAAAGCGCCTAACCGAGCATCTAAACCCGCGCGGATGTCGCATAGTAGCACTTGAAAAGCCAAGCGATGTGGAGCGCTCGCAGTGGTATTTCCAAAGATATGTGGCGCACCTTCCAAGTGCCGGAGAGATCGTGATATTTGACCGCTCTTGGTATAATAGAGCCGGAGTTGAGCCTGTGATGGGATTTTGCACACAAGAAGAGCACAAGGAGTTTTTGCGCGAAGTGCCAAAATTTGAAGAGATGATAAAAAACTCAGGCATAATTTTCTTTAAATTTTACTTGTCGGTTTCAAAAGAGGAGCAGAAAAAACGCTTCAAAGAGCGCCTTACCGATCCGCTTAAGCAGTTTAAAATTTCGCCTGTAGACGCTAAAAGCCAAGAGCTTTGGGATCAATACACTATCGCCAAATACTCCATGCTGCTTGCTTCAAACACACCTGCTTGCCCGTGGACGATAGTTGCGTCTGATAGCAAAAAGCACGCGCGGATAAATATATTTAAGCACATTTTGGCAAATGTCGAATATCCAAAGAAGATAGACGCGAAAAATTTTGAATGCGACCCTGATATCGTAAGAAGCGGCGAAGAAGAGATAAGGCTGATGGAGGTAAATTTAAAGAATGAAAATTTATCAAAAATGAATGGCTAA
- a CDS encoding ABC transporter ATP-binding protein, which produces MQNLLEIKDAGFYYEEQKFLFRRLNFALAKGETLAILGLNGQGKSTLMFCMMGVLKLKEGEIKTQAKFAFLPQNFSVAFDYSVLDIVLMGRIREISLFSKPSKEDIKICEDALCSLEISHLKNKSFNSLSGGQKQLVLLARAIAGRSEVMFLDEPASALDLKNQDRVLTLIRNLKEQSNASIVFTTHQPNHALAVADSTLILKNDLSYVFGKSSEVLNKENLGSLYDVDIRGVKFDIGSKQIPSITQIFTTQI; this is translated from the coding sequence ATGCAAAATCTGCTTGAGATAAAAGATGCGGGATTTTACTACGAGGAGCAAAAATTTCTCTTTCGCAGGCTAAATTTTGCCCTTGCCAAAGGCGAAACACTAGCGATACTTGGACTAAACGGGCAAGGTAAAAGCACGCTTATGTTTTGCATGATGGGAGTTTTAAAGCTCAAAGAGGGCGAGATAAAAACGCAGGCTAAATTCGCCTTTTTACCGCAAAATTTTAGCGTTGCGTTTGACTATAGCGTGCTTGATATAGTTTTGATGGGTCGGATTCGTGAAATTTCGCTTTTTTCAAAGCCGAGCAAAGAGGATATCAAAATTTGCGAAGACGCACTTTGTAGCTTAGAAATTTCGCATCTTAAAAACAAGAGCTTCAACTCCCTTTCAGGCGGACAAAAGCAGCTTGTCTTGCTTGCTAGAGCGATTGCCGGCAGAAGCGAAGTGATGTTTTTAGATGAGCCTGCAAGCGCGCTTGATCTAAAAAACCAAGATAGGGTTTTAACACTGATTCGTAATCTAAAAGAGCAAAGCAATGCAAGCATCGTCTTTACCACTCATCAGCCAAATCACGCTCTAGCCGTAGCCGATAGCACTCTCATCCTTAAAAACGACCTTAGCTATGTCTTTGGCAAAAGCAGTGAGGTGCTAAATAAAGAGAATTTAGGCTCGCTTTATGATGTGGATATAAGAGGAGTTAAATTTGATATAGGCAGCAAGCAAATACCAAGCATAACGCAAATTTTTACTACTCAGATATAA
- a CDS encoding FecCD family ABC transporter permease gives MMLPALIIIWVITCLVSLGMGQYHIDFSEVLSILIGSSDNETAKSVIWGIRVPRILLSSLCGGVLALAGLSLQAVFKNPLVGPHIVGVSTAAAFGGALCILIGFGSFYIVGFAFFFGILALLALFFLAKFVSKADIFSLILAGIVINGVFAALTSLVQYLADNEEVLPNIIYWLLGSFVSANYDKLTLLAVISLPCAALLIMLRYRFNLLSLNDDDLKVLGVNITLLRSFILILCTLLIGVQVSVSGNIGWIGLVVPHIARLICGSDHTRSMPACFIIGAIFMLFVDDLARSISSAEVPLSILSALIGSPVFAILLKRSASNAKSA, from the coding sequence ATGATGCTTCCGGCCCTCATAATCATCTGGGTTATAACCTGCCTCGTCTCGCTTGGGATGGGGCAGTATCACATCGATTTTAGCGAAGTTTTAAGCATTTTAATTGGCAGTAGCGATAACGAAACGGCTAAAAGCGTCATTTGGGGCATTAGAGTGCCTAGAATTTTGCTTTCAAGCCTTTGCGGCGGAGTTTTGGCGCTTGCCGGACTTAGCTTGCAAGCCGTTTTTAAAAACCCGCTCGTAGGTCCTCATATCGTAGGAGTTAGCACCGCAGCGGCATTTGGCGGAGCACTTTGTATACTCATAGGATTTGGCTCGTTTTACATCGTAGGCTTTGCCTTTTTCTTTGGAATTTTAGCTCTTTTGGCGCTATTTTTCCTAGCTAAATTTGTCTCTAAAGCCGATATCTTCTCACTCATCCTAGCAGGTATCGTCATAAACGGCGTATTTGCCGCACTTACAAGCTTGGTGCAGTATCTTGCCGATAACGAAGAGGTATTGCCAAACATCATCTACTGGCTGCTTGGAAGCTTCGTAAGCGCAAACTACGATAAACTCACGCTTTTAGCCGTCATCAGCCTGCCTTGCGCGGCGCTTTTGATCATGCTTAGATATAGGTTTAACCTGCTTAGCTTAAACGACGATGACCTTAAAGTTTTAGGCGTAAACATCACGCTTCTTCGCTCATTTATACTGATCCTTTGCACTCTTCTTATTGGTGTGCAAGTAAGCGTAAGCGGAAACATCGGCTGGATCGGGCTTGTCGTGCCTCACATCGCAAGGCTCATATGCGGAAGCGACCACACTCGCTCAATGCCCGCTTGCTTCATCATAGGCGCGATATTTATGCTGTTTGTGGATGATTTAGCCAGAAGCATAAGCAGCGCGGAAGTGCCTCTTAGCATACTTTCAGCACTAATCGGAAGCCCCGTTTTTGCGATACTCTTAAAAAGGAGCGCGTCAAATGCAAAATCTGCTTGA
- a CDS encoding ABC transporter substrate-binding protein, with translation MLNQINAMDKVVGVLETWEKTLGKNYARLAPSLKDMPTPGDLKVINYESVLKLKPDVVIVTNYIPSEYIAKMQELKIPVVGISFSKREDKEKDKLNPTLEDEAKAYTEGYYEGVEILGKVANREKEAAELIKFVKDQQAFLKSKMDNLKIDKKVRIYMANPDLTTYGSGKYTGVLFARADGENVAAKDIKGYKQISAENLIAYNPDMIFVQERYPQVPSELKSNPQLANVAAIKMDKIYMMPEFAKAWGYPTAEAMALGEEWLAIRLYPEHFKGVDFDKKVEEFYQKFYRTSYSK, from the coding sequence GTGCTTAATCAAATAAACGCCATGGATAAAGTCGTGGGCGTGCTTGAAACTTGGGAAAAAACGCTTGGCAAAAACTACGCTCGCCTTGCTCCAAGCCTTAAGGATATGCCGACCCCTGGCGATCTAAAGGTCATAAACTACGAATCAGTTCTTAAGCTAAAACCCGATGTCGTTATCGTAACTAACTACATCCCAAGCGAATATATCGCAAAAATGCAGGAGCTTAAGATACCAGTTGTTGGCATCAGCTTTTCAAAAAGAGAGGATAAAGAAAAAGATAAGCTAAATCCTACGCTTGAAGACGAAGCCAAAGCTTACACAGAGGGCTACTATGAAGGCGTTGAGATACTTGGCAAAGTGGCAAACCGCGAAAAAGAAGCGGCCGAGCTCATTAAATTTGTAAAAGATCAGCAAGCCTTCTTAAAAAGCAAAATGGACAATCTAAAGATAGACAAAAAAGTTAGAATTTACATGGCAAATCCCGATCTTACCACCTACGGAAGCGGCAAATACACGGGAGTGCTGTTTGCAAGAGCGGACGGAGAAAACGTGGCTGCAAAAGATATCAAAGGATACAAGCAAATTTCAGCCGAAAATTTAATCGCTTACAACCCCGACATGATATTTGTCCAAGAGCGCTATCCGCAAGTTCCAAGCGAACTTAAGTCAAACCCTCAGCTTGCAAACGTAGCGGCTATCAAGATGGATAAAATTTACATGATGCCTGAATTTGCCAAGGCTTGGGGCTATCCTACGGCAGAAGCCATGGCGCTTGGCGAGGAGTGGCTGGCTATAAGGCTATATCCTGAGCATTTTAAAGGTGTGGATTTTGATAAGAAAGTTGAGGAGTTTTATCAAAAATTCTACCGCACATCATACTCTAAATGA
- the rpoD gene encoding RNA polymerase sigma factor RpoD yields the protein MLSLIEELFQENAKGYVTYEKLIKFFEKAPTGAIAKKIEALAKTHKIKLITAAEIAKLKNIEDAKKRREERERLQDESLEDEFDLASENDLLEWSRSDSPVRMYLREMGQISLLTKDEEVEISKKIELGEDIIIDAFCSVPYLIDFILDYKEPLINRERRVKELFKSFDDEDNGESEEEEEFEEETEFEEETSKKPSKKEDKRAEKVIESFKALEKAKKDWMKMANKQNDVEQEDELLAKLTLAFKKKILKDKLMDLGPTSKLISEIVKSMETALKSDDEFDRELKRLEYKLPMFSDELKKNHKSILKDIIKLSKEDIIARVPEATMVSTYVEIKKLFQTKEASKQGFDLDPVQLKEILEQIKRGKKISDEAKTRMAKSNLRLVVSIAKRYTNRGLPFLDLIQEGNIGLMKAVDKFEYKKGYKFSTYATWWIRQAISRAIADQARTIRIPIHMIETINRINKINRKYLQEEGKEPDVSIIAKEVGLSVDKVKQVIKITKEPISLEAPIGNEEDGKFGDFVEDRSSLSPMDHILKNDLKEQIDEVLDQLNEREKAVIRMRFGLLEDESDRTLEEIGKELNVTRERVRQIESSAIKKLKHPKVGRKLKNYIEG from the coding sequence ATGTTGTCACTTATAGAAGAACTGTTTCAAGAAAACGCCAAAGGCTATGTAACTTACGAAAAACTTATCAAATTTTTTGAAAAAGCACCCACTGGTGCAATAGCAAAAAAAATAGAAGCCTTAGCCAAGACCCACAAAATTAAACTCATAACTGCAGCAGAAATCGCCAAACTAAAAAATATCGAAGATGCTAAAAAACGCCGCGAAGAGAGAGAGAGGCTTCAAGACGAAAGCTTAGAGGACGAATTTGATCTGGCAAGCGAAAATGATCTACTTGAATGGTCACGCTCTGATAGTCCTGTCAGGATGTATCTGCGCGAAATGGGTCAAATTTCACTTCTTACAAAAGATGAAGAGGTGGAAATAAGCAAAAAGATCGAGCTTGGCGAGGATATCATCATAGATGCATTTTGCTCGGTGCCTTATCTGATTGATTTCATACTTGATTATAAAGAGCCTCTTATAAACCGCGAAAGAAGGGTCAAGGAGCTATTTAAGAGCTTTGATGATGAGGATAACGGCGAAAGCGAAGAGGAAGAGGAATTTGAAGAAGAGACGGAATTTGAAGAAGAGACGTCAAAAAAACCTTCCAAAAAAGAGGATAAAAGAGCCGAAAAGGTCATAGAGAGCTTCAAAGCCCTTGAAAAAGCCAAAAAAGACTGGATGAAAATGGCAAACAAGCAAAACGACGTTGAGCAAGAAGATGAGCTTTTGGCTAAATTAACGCTAGCCTTTAAAAAGAAAATTTTAAAAGATAAGCTAATGGATCTTGGTCCTACAAGCAAACTTATAAGCGAAATCGTAAAGTCGATGGAAACGGCTCTAAAGAGTGATGATGAGTTTGACAGAGAGCTTAAAAGGCTTGAGTATAAACTGCCTATGTTTAGCGACGAACTTAAGAAAAATCACAAAAGCATCCTAAAAGATATCATAAAGCTTAGTAAGGAAGATATCATCGCGCGAGTGCCTGAAGCTACGATGGTTTCAACTTATGTAGAGATCAAAAAGCTATTTCAAACAAAAGAGGCAAGCAAGCAAGGATTTGACCTTGATCCTGTGCAATTAAAAGAAATTTTAGAGCAGATCAAACGCGGTAAGAAAATTTCAGACGAGGCGAAAACCAGAATGGCTAAGTCAAACCTGCGTCTTGTCGTAAGCATCGCTAAGCGCTACACAAATCGCGGTTTGCCGTTCTTAGACCTCATCCAAGAGGGAAATATCGGTCTTATGAAAGCGGTTGATAAATTTGAGTATAAAAAAGGCTATAAATTTTCAACCTACGCCACATGGTGGATACGCCAAGCCATAAGCCGCGCGATAGCCGATCAGGCGCGCACTATACGCATACCTATCCACATGATCGAGACGATAAACAGGATAAATAAAATCAACCGCAAATACCTCCAAGAAGAAGGAAAAGAACCTGATGTAAGCATCATCGCTAAAGAGGTTGGTTTAAGTGTGGATAAAGTTAAACAAGTTATTAAGATAACAAAAGAGCCTATCAGCCTTGAAGCGCCTATCGGTAACGAAGAAGACGGTAAATTTGGCGACTTTGTCGAGGATAGAAGCTCGCTAAGTCCGATGGATCATATCCTTAAAAACGACCTTAAAGAGCAGATCGACGAAGTTCTTGATCAGCTAAACGAGCGCGAAAAAGCAGTTATCAGAATGAGATTTGGCTTGCTTGAAGACGAAAGCGATCGCACACTTGAAGAGATCGGCAAGGAGCTAAACGTCACTCGTGAGCGCGTCCGCCAGATAGAAAGCTCGGCAATCAAAAAACTAAAACATCCAAAAGTCGGAAGAAAACTTAAAAACTACATCGAGGGCTAG
- a CDS encoding flagellar hook-basal body protein — translation MQNGYYQATGAMVTQFNRLDVISNNLANINTIGFKRDDVVVGDFERIFQEFRDVLPLENHTKQAAKFLNRTIDRVPQISEQYVDFSNSGIKFTGNTLDFAIKREDLFFLVETKTGEVRLTKNGAFSLDNEGFLVTKEGFRVLPSNYFEGGANGIQIPQDERLSVDKNGNIYANDEQIARFYLAQPKEMRNLTKEGDNLYVLPDLKELRDLGDDVDAVAQGYTQISNVNAVTEMVGLIETNRLVDMYQKVMRSHMDDLNQDAISKLANIKA, via the coding sequence ATGCAAAACGGATATTATCAAGCAACGGGTGCGATGGTTACGCAGTTTAACCGCCTTGATGTCATCTCAAACAATCTTGCGAACATAAACACAATCGGCTTTAAGCGTGATGATGTAGTTGTTGGGGATTTTGAGAGAATTTTTCAAGAGTTTAGAGATGTTTTACCGCTTGAAAATCACACAAAGCAGGCTGCTAAATTTTTAAACCGAACTATCGATAGGGTGCCTCAAATTTCAGAGCAGTATGTTGATTTTAGTAATAGCGGCATCAAATTTACGGGCAATACGCTTGACTTTGCTATAAAGCGCGAGGATCTGTTTTTCTTGGTTGAAACTAAAACAGGAGAAGTAAGACTTACTAAAAATGGAGCTTTTAGCCTTGATAACGAGGGCTTTTTAGTGACAAAAGAGGGCTTTAGAGTGCTTCCGAGCAATTATTTTGAAGGCGGGGCAAACGGGATACAGATTCCGCAAGACGAGAGACTAAGTGTCGATAAAAACGGAAATATCTACGCAAATGACGAGCAGATCGCAAGATTTTATCTAGCTCAGCCAAAAGAGATGAGAAACCTCACAAAAGAGGGCGATAATCTATACGTTTTGCCTGATTTAAAGGAGCTAAGGGATCTTGGCGATGATGTGGATGCTGTCGCTCAAGGTTACACTCAAATTTCAAATGTAAATGCCGTAACCGAGATGGTGGGACTTATAGAGACAAACCGATTAGTTGATATGTATCAAAAAGTGATGAGAAGCCATATGGACGATCTTAATCAAGATGCCATCAGTAAACTGGCTAATATTAAGGCTTAG
- the flgG gene encoding flagellar basal-body rod protein FlgG, protein MMRSIYSAATGMIAQQTQIDVTSHNISNVNTMGYKKNRAEFADLMYQVMEYAGTASSTTTKSPTGIEVGLGVRPTAITKIFSQGYFKETGNNLDMVIAGNGFFQVQLPDGTTAYTRNGAFKLDSEGTIVNSDGYILLPQMSVPANATQISVGVDGTVSVLQSGNTEMVQIGQIELANFINPSGLHALGDNNYLPTGSSGDVVTGIGGIDGFGTVRQGFVEMSNVQLVEEMTDLITGQRAYEANSKAITTSDDMLQIVNNLKR, encoded by the coding sequence ATGATGAGGTCAATTTACTCAGCTGCAACCGGTATGATAGCGCAGCAGACCCAAATAGACGTAACTTCACACAATATCTCAAACGTAAATACAATGGGTTATAAAAAAAACAGAGCTGAATTTGCCGATCTTATGTATCAAGTGATGGAGTATGCTGGTACGGCTTCAAGCACTACTACAAAGAGTCCAACTGGTATAGAGGTCGGTCTTGGAGTGCGCCCTACTGCGATAACTAAAATTTTCTCTCAAGGATATTTTAAAGAGACTGGCAACAACTTAGATATGGTAATAGCTGGCAATGGTTTTTTTCAAGTGCAGCTTCCAGACGGCACTACGGCCTATACAAGAAACGGGGCTTTTAAGCTTGATAGTGAGGGAACTATAGTAAATTCCGACGGATATATTCTTCTTCCTCAGATGAGTGTTCCTGCAAATGCAACTCAAATTTCTGTAGGGGTTGATGGCACCGTATCTGTGCTTCAGTCCGGAAACACGGAAATGGTGCAGATAGGTCAAATTGAGCTTGCAAATTTCATAAATCCAAGCGGGCTTCATGCGCTAGGAGACAATAACTATCTGCCTACAGGTTCAAGCGGTGATGTGGTAACCGGAATCGGTGGGATTGATGGATTTGGAACGGTAAGGCAAGGATTTGTCGAGATGAGTAACGTCCAGTTAGTTGAAGAGATGACCGATCTTATCACAGGACAGCGCGCGTATGAGGCAAATTCAAAGGCGATAACCACAAGCGATGATATGCTTCAAATCGTAAACAATCTTAAGAGATAA
- a CDS encoding AzlC family ABC transporter permease, with amino-acid sequence MSFYTIFKITIPVMLGFIPLGIAFGLLAENIGIAPLMTMALSVIVYAGAGQFALLSMLSAGTGLVEIFIASYVINLRHTFYSLALLKDFKGLKFKYYNIFALTDESFAIFKTLKTNSQDEKDRAYTLINFLTQFYWAIGTLLGILVGKSIRIDYSGIEFCLTSLFIVLAIEMFKDDKNYKLLFFSLGLGVFATAFFPSSYMLLLSLFIGFTVIVVADRVK; translated from the coding sequence TTGAGCTTTTATACTATTTTTAAGATCACCATACCCGTTATGCTGGGCTTCATCCCGCTTGGTATAGCATTTGGACTGCTTGCTGAAAATATCGGCATAGCTCCGCTTATGACCATGGCTTTAAGCGTGATCGTGTATGCAGGGGCGGGGCAGTTTGCTTTGCTATCCATGCTAAGTGCAGGCACGGGCTTGGTTGAAATTTTTATCGCAAGTTATGTCATAAATTTGCGTCACACTTTTTATTCGCTTGCTCTTTTAAAGGACTTTAAAGGGCTTAAATTTAAATACTACAACATCTTTGCCTTGACCGATGAGAGCTTTGCGATATTTAAGACGCTTAAGACAAATTCTCAAGATGAAAAGGATAGAGCCTACACGCTTATAAATTTTCTCACTCAGTTTTACTGGGCCATCGGCACTCTGCTTGGAATTTTAGTTGGTAAGAGCATTAGGATTGATTATAGCGGGATTGAATTTTGTTTAACTTCGCTTTTTATCGTGCTTGCTATCGAGATGTTTAAGGATGATAAAAACTACAAGCTTCTTTTCTTTTCGCTTGGACTGGGAGTGTTTGCAACCGCATTTTTCCCGTCGTCATATATGCTTTTGTTATCGCTTTTTATTGGATTTACGGTTATTGTCGTAGCAGATAGGGTCAAATGA